A window of Candidatus Nanopelagicales bacterium contains these coding sequences:
- a CDS encoding ferritin-like fold-containing protein has product MPYEEAAEPLEASPIACELLGLVGCGELFAFETLAADATRTSILEIKAALGSRACREFRNFEKVADRLRAMGADPDAAIGAYVPTMTEFHRHTAPRDLYEGLVKAYVGDGITSDFGRELSNYADPGTREFVAELLEETGQAEFVVPFVRKALSKNPGLEGRLALWGRRLIGEALAQTQRLTADREELSVLLVGTPDQPGRGDLAEFARMLARMTDAHTARMKKLGLAS; this is encoded by the coding sequence GTGCCGTATGAGGAAGCTGCGGAGCCGCTGGAGGCTTCGCCCATCGCGTGCGAGCTGCTCGGACTCGTGGGCTGCGGAGAGCTGTTCGCGTTCGAAACCTTGGCAGCGGACGCGACACGCACGAGCATCTTGGAGATCAAGGCCGCGCTGGGTAGTCGGGCGTGCCGGGAGTTCCGCAATTTCGAGAAGGTCGCCGACCGGTTGAGAGCGATGGGTGCCGATCCAGACGCGGCCATCGGTGCCTACGTCCCTACCATGACTGAATTCCACCGGCACACTGCTCCGCGGGATCTGTATGAGGGGCTCGTCAAGGCGTATGTGGGGGATGGCATCACGAGCGATTTCGGTCGGGAGCTGTCCAACTACGCGGATCCCGGTACGCGCGAGTTCGTCGCCGAGCTGCTAGAGGAGACCGGTCAGGCGGAGTTCGTCGTGCCGTTCGTCAGAAAGGCGCTGTCGAAGAATCCAGGACTGGAGGGCAGGTTGGCGCTTTGGGGGCGCAGGCTGATCGGGGAGGCGCTTGCCCAGACGCAGCGACTCACAGCCGATAGGGAGGAGCTGTCAGTCTTGCTCGTTGGGACTCCAGATCAGCCCGGGCGTGGAGACTTGGCCGAGTTCGCGCGGATGTTAGCCAGGATGACGGACGCGCACACTGCGCGAATGAAGAAGCTCGGCCTGGCTTCGTGA
- a CDS encoding TetR/AcrR family transcriptional regulator, translating into MASELTRAVRLPRKQRRLQLLEAARSVFVAMGFHSASMDDIAARAGVTKPVLYQHFGSKRDLYLAVLDCEATSFLKFMSSALQSTKDNRARVATAVDCYLTFISHDDAAYRLFFESDLVAAPDVRERVERVDDECAGMVSQVIAQDTGLSDAEATLLANGLLGMAQSAARRWLRDREGIDKPTAVHLLTALAWRGISGFPRSHPPTGPGGEDQPAPRQ; encoded by the coding sequence GTGGCTTCGGAACTCACGCGCGCGGTTCGGCTGCCTCGGAAGCAGCGGCGCCTGCAACTGCTTGAGGCCGCCAGGAGCGTCTTCGTCGCCATGGGCTTCCACTCAGCATCAATGGACGACATCGCGGCTCGCGCCGGAGTAACCAAACCAGTCCTGTACCAGCACTTCGGGTCCAAGCGGGACCTTTACCTGGCGGTGCTCGACTGCGAAGCGACATCGTTTCTGAAGTTCATGAGTTCTGCGTTGCAGTCCACGAAGGACAACCGCGCGCGCGTCGCAACAGCGGTGGACTGCTACCTGACCTTCATCAGCCATGACGACGCCGCCTATCGACTGTTCTTCGAGTCTGACTTGGTTGCCGCGCCGGATGTGCGCGAAAGGGTCGAGAGAGTCGACGACGAATGCGCCGGCATGGTTTCGCAGGTGATCGCACAGGACACTGGCCTGTCGGACGCGGAGGCGACGCTGCTGGCCAATGGGCTACTCGGCATGGCGCAGTCCGCGGCCCGGCGCTGGCTGCGGGACCGAGAAGGCATAGACAAGCCGACGGCTGTGCATCTGCTGACCGCGCTGGCCTGGAGGGGGATATCCGGATTCCCCAGGAGTCACCCGCCAACTGGGCCGGGGGGCGAGGACCAACCAGCGCCCCGGCAGTAG
- a CDS encoding DUF3107 domain-containing protein, whose translation MEVRIGVQDISHDIVFESDSEPQDLAEVISTSWANEEMITLHDSKGRRILVPSDKIGFIELGPPTREQVGFGVG comes from the coding sequence ATGGAGGTCAGGATAGGGGTCCAGGACATCTCGCACGACATCGTGTTCGAGAGCGACTCGGAACCACAGGATCTCGCGGAAGTGATATCGACCTCCTGGGCCAACGAGGAGATGATCACACTCCACGACTCAAAGGGGCGACGTATTCTCGTGCCCAGCGACAAGATCGGCTTCATTGAGCTTGGACCCCCAACCCGCGAGCAAGTCGGATTCGGCGTCGGCTGA
- a CDS encoding alpha/beta fold hydrolase: MLDERTAPHIEEMVLTGRLLGVRRVDQVGTPAVFIHGLGGSSLNWTDLAYEMAGRLSSWAVDLPGFGVSPPPADGDYSLAGHADAVAALIDEKIGRRVHLFGNSMGGAVSVLLAAQRPEIVRSLTLISPALPGSRPTRMNAHLPVIAVSGVGERVLARYARATADFRVKTTMEACFADPDQLSPQRIAEAVAEVERRDGLPYVGDAFLGSLRGLMRSMVDTGPDRLLELAGRIECPVLLVYGRRDRLVDPGSAHRIAARFPDARVVVIPHAGHVAQMEHPELVARTWRDLIGSPHPAAEQG, encoded by the coding sequence ATGTTGGATGAGCGGACGGCGCCCCACATCGAGGAGATGGTGCTGACCGGGCGCCTGCTTGGTGTGCGGCGCGTGGATCAGGTCGGCACTCCTGCGGTGTTCATCCACGGGCTGGGCGGTTCGTCGTTGAACTGGACTGACCTGGCGTACGAGATGGCCGGGCGGCTGTCCTCCTGGGCAGTGGACCTGCCCGGCTTCGGTGTTTCGCCGCCTCCAGCCGACGGTGACTACTCTCTGGCCGGACATGCCGACGCGGTGGCCGCCTTGATTGACGAGAAGATCGGGCGCAGGGTCCACCTATTCGGCAACTCGATGGGCGGAGCCGTCAGCGTCTTGCTCGCGGCGCAGCGCCCGGAGATCGTTCGGAGCTTGACCCTGATATCGCCGGCGCTGCCGGGCTCGCGTCCAACGCGGATGAACGCTCACCTTCCCGTGATCGCTGTGTCCGGGGTAGGGGAGCGGGTGCTGGCGCGATACGCGCGCGCAACCGCGGACTTCCGCGTGAAGACAACGATGGAGGCCTGCTTCGCTGACCCCGATCAGCTCAGCCCTCAGCGGATCGCCGAGGCGGTCGCGGAGGTTGAGCGCCGCGATGGTCTGCCGTATGTCGGGGATGCGTTCCTAGGATCCCTTCGCGGTCTGATGCGCTCGATGGTTGACACCGGGCCGGACAGGCTGTTGGAACTTGCCGGACGAATCGAGTGCCCGGTGTTGCTTGTGTATGGGCGCCGGGACCGTCTGGTTGACCCCGGCAGTGCTCATAGGATCGCCGCCAGATTCCCCGACGCCCGTGTAGTGGTCATTCCCCATGCGGGCCATGTGGCACAGATGGAGCACCCTGAGCTCGTTGCCCGGACTTGGCGCGACCTCATCGGATCGCCGCACCCGGCCGCCGAGCAGGGTTGA